A window of Periophthalmus magnuspinnatus isolate fPerMag1 chromosome 21, fPerMag1.2.pri, whole genome shotgun sequence genomic DNA:
ataaatgtgtttaatgttctACTGTGGAAACTTCAAGGCAACGCAATAGAAAAGACATGAAGATGAGCAGGTGGCGGACGCTCTCGTAGAAAAACATTCCCTAGTAGCCCCATGTAAAACTGACTTTCAtccaatatatacacacaaattgTCTTCAAACTTAGCGTAGCGTTTCCAAACTTGACACTAACCTCTTGTACtgtaggtaaaaaaaaaacaaaaaaacatatcaaatcTGGCTGTAAAAATGGTTGAGCCTAGTTGACAGCGTTCCCTGGTAGTTTGCTCTCTGCTGGATATTAAACTGGCACTACATTTTCCTGGGAGCTATTCCCAGCAGTCCCTAATGAAAGCAATCACAGCAAGCACACAAAACATGCGGCGCCACATACAGAAATTAATTCAGTCTGGGGCCATGCCTTAAAATAGTGTACACTCTATACACATCTATTGCATCATGGCCTTACAATGCAGTCTTATAAATGTCTATGATTTGCTATTTACaaagagctgtgtttgcatAGAGGCATGTTACTCCAgtttatttttcaatgtaaGGCAATCATTTCAAACTTTAAACAAATTAATGACTTTTAATGTACGAGTTCTCATTTATTGGTTGTATTGAGAGTTGACTTCTGAACTAAAACACTGTGGTAAAGTTGGGGCGCAGCATCTTAAACGTATCGCAGACCTTCAAGAAAACACCGTCTGAACTCGCAGCGGTTACGTTTAAAACTACATTGATGAATCTTAAAATGACGTAAAACTTaagtgcaaatattatgttaaaaGTCTAGTTTGGCTGCTTTTTCTCAGGCCACCATTACGCTCTAAGGGACAGTATGGCACTCCTTGTATTTTGCCAACATAATTCAACCGAACGCAAGACAGAGATCAACAGACCAGCAAATGACAAACATTAAGTTCCGTAATTGGATTTTTTTACAGCAGCGTCATAAAACTGTGCCAAGTTTATACCACAGTGTCAGAAGTCTATGAAACTCAGATACGCCTTTTAGATTTAGAAAGAGCATACGGCGAACTGTAACCCAACGTCAGGGAATCAGAAACTTTGTGCTAGTCCTAAGCCtggaaaataaatacagaagaagaagaggaagaagatttatagtgcctttcaagacacGTGAAGCACAGTGAGTTAGTCATTCACTCacgatggtaagctactattttattgtagccacagctgccctggggtagacagCCAGAAGCAAGGCCGTCATTTTGTGCCATGTGTCAGGGCACAAAGGCAGTACACACtagagccactgttgccccactGTGTCACCTGGCATTCTGAGTGGTCCCCATCCCAGAACTAACCAGCCCCAACCAGGCCCAACCCGGCATAGCTTTTtagatcagacgagatcaggcattgacaaaacaaaaacacaaccttTTTTACGTTAccaataaactaataaactagaTTCATGTattgaaaatgcattgttttgtttccGTGAGATGGAAAGAAACAGGGATAAGACCACCATTCTCACCGTTTTTAACTCCTTACGGTGCTTGTTAAAAACGAAAGTGACTCTCATTATTGTCAGCGCAGTTTTAGAGAACAAAACGCACTTGTACAATCCCGTGACACTCGCAGTTGCATTCTCATACAGGTGGAAAGCACTTTGGAGAACAGTATGATGTCTATAAGGCATTTAGTCTGGTAAGTGGAGCACAGGTGGACCATCACATGCAGCATATTGCCCCCTGACAGGCCTCTCCATGGACTGAGATGTGAGTCTGCACCCAAGGGAGCTggagaccacacacacacacacacacacacacacacacacacacacacacacacacacacacaggtacggCACAACATATGAGATGGGATCAAATTGATGGAAATAGTGAGTTTAAATTAAGAGGGGTGCTTTTATTTAACACCCTGTATCTCTGTGGGATCTTTGTGAGGTCAGTGAATGGCACGATATTTTAAGCTGCGAATCAGACAGGTTCTATAGGATTAAAGGCAAAGCACCAATCTGATAACACACAGTCCATTTCAATTAGTGTAATGTAGTGTCTGGTGAGATACATACATCTGTGCCGTCCTCATCAAGTCAGTTTATCAAAAATTATAGTCAGTTGGGGAGAGGTTTCATTTTGATATAGTTGTGATTAGCATTTGCTGTTCCCTTTTCAAATGAAGTCAGATTTatatattaatgttcatttgttGGTTTAATCATCACACATTCTAGCATTATTTCCTATTATAATTAACACTAGTTTAGACTTCCTCAGGCTGTGGCACCAATTTCCCTGTTATAATTTCACATACAGTTTGAATATAGATCAGAATAACTACAATTTAGTGACACTGATAATGTCAGTGTGGTCCATGTTTTCTGTCTTATGTGTGTAAAATGAAGCGAATGCAACGTTAATTAAATCAATacttaataatataaaaatcacaatGTACACAACCACTTAATGTTGTTCGAAGCattattttgtgctgttttattgCTTGTTGgtaggttttgttttggtttaattttCATGCTCTTACAGTCCTGAAGtttcaatgtattattattttattgtaatttattttattctttttttttttttttttttttacctttgatgtaataaaatgaaaactttaaGTACTTAATGCATTTATTCCAATAACAACAATTACATGACAATATGTGTTCGTCTTCATGCGAACACTAAATATTAACCATTAAGAAATACATAGGCAGTAAATACAGTTGTATGCCGTatgcaaaaacacatacaacacacagaACATGTTAAACAAAACAGAGTCTCCATTGCATTGGCAATATGAGAGTTACAAGCAGCCAATATTGTATAGTGCTTTGTCACCAACTGGACAAAGGCTGCTTCTACTGAACTCGTTACAACAGTGCATGATTGAGTATaaacaaagaggcttaaaacGCACTCTACCTCTCAGAGACGAGTGTGGCATTAAAAGCCAGTGGAAATACACTTGAGACACCAGCTTTGACTGTCGCGTGGTGAGTGTCCATCTGACGTACGGCTAAGTACAAACgtggaaaaaacacaactgtctTTACGCAGCGCAAAGTGGGTTTATCTGCCACCGCTCCAGTCTCCATCCAACTGGACAAGTGCGTAAAGGTCCGTGTCCATCAGTACGCTCCGACTATCACCGCCTCCGCCTCTTTGGACGGTCTCCTGTCCGTCACCAGAAAGTTTATCATCCCTTCAGACTTTATGAGGAGGTTGCAACCCAGAAAGAAAATGCCAAAAACCACGGTCAGAGAGAGTACGCACATGACGGCGATCTGGACCACGCGCATGATGAAAAGGCTTCTCTCATCCGGGGCGGTCGCCACAAAGCCATTGTCAGTCACCACAGAGGAAAAGTTACAGCAGAAAATCTCTTCTGTTTTGTTGAACAGACCGACGTCCGTTTGGTTAAAGCCCGTGTTATTCATATCCACTTTTTACAGGACGAAAACTTAAGACGAAAACTAAATTACGCACTTGCCACAATCCCAGAGAAATTGTCATTTGGTGCAAAGTTGGAGAAGTTCCGTCACATAATCACACTGCGCGCCGGTGGAGATGGAGAAGCAGAGGTTACATCGCATACTGAGGTTGTTCAGTGCG
This region includes:
- the rprma gene encoding protein reprimo A, which produces MNNTGFNQTDVGLFNKTEEIFCCNFSSVVTDNGFVATAPDERSLFIMRVVQIAVMCVLSLTVVFGIFFLGCNLLIKSEGMINFLVTDRRPSKEAEAVIVGAY